DNA from Cotesia glomerata isolate CgM1 linkage group LG10, MPM_Cglom_v2.3, whole genome shotgun sequence:
TGCATTTTGTATttggcataaaaaaaaaaataataataatagagcttataaaattatatttttattatttatttaattatccaaCAATTCCTTAACATCTCTCacctttaaataattaaaattttatttcttcttcaatGTCAagaatttaactaaaaaaaagttaattgaaTGACTtggtatttttgtaaataatttttttttttgtaaaaaattctaatagtcttaaaattttataaatttgtcatGGTCATGATTGATACTCgtctataatatatataaatatatatgagtTTGATTATTAAGAATGCATCAGCATTTTCGCAATATTTGTTCATTCTCGTTGCGACATacttttcatttaaatgaaaaattcttttcaatacttatcaaataatcaataatattaatataattttttttttttttttttattcactgaCGATAAAATCACAGACTTTGGTTGTTATATgcaagaaaaatatatcaattatcAAACTGTCAAACTtgttatagaaaaatttatttaaaattattttaaaagttagattattgatatgttatcATATGAACACAGCTAAACTACAAAAATGTATTCCTAATTAAAGGTGTATACGATATAAACGTATTAATTACGCGTATCATTAAAAGAGTTATAttacaacaaattttattcatatttacatacatGTGAGAGTTTTATTcacaaaatcatttaaaaatggcacaaattaattataagccAATGTCTCTactattgaatttattgtttaaattaaaagaaaaaaaaaaatctatttatatattattattaaaaaattttctcaaattttcggtttattataaaaaattattataagccATATAAATACATTCGGTAATGTACTGCAAACAGCGGAAGCGCAATGacaaattaatataaactttaatttaaactgTTAATTACGCGCTGCGTTAAATCTGTTTgtagtatattttattataatattccctataatatttatttttaaaaatgcagTCGTAAGAATgatgaatgttttttttttttttttttaataaaaaattattagctaaGATTTGTTGTAGCAACAACATCTCTCAAATTTTCATAGTCTGGATCACggctaaaaaattcaaaaagttcaCCAAAAGTTGGTCTTTTTTCGGGTAAATACGACCAACAACTGAGAATAACACTGTAAATTTCATCGGGGCAATCATCTGGCTTAGGAAGCCGTTCTCCATCTTCGACCAACTTGATTacctattgaaaaaaaaaaaaattaaaaaaaaaaaaataatatttataaatagaatttgaaataaaaatgtagTTACATCTACACCACGTTGATCACCATAGGGCTGCTCTCCGTAAGTAAACATTTCCCAAAGTGTAATACCAAAACTCCAGACATCACTGGCATGAGAGAAGGTACCGTAATTATAAGACTCAGGTGCATACCACTTTATTGGCCATTTACCACCTTGAGTTGCTCTGTAATAATCGTTAGAGCCAAAAGTTCTAGATAAACCAAAGTCACTAATCTTAGCTTGGTGCTTTGAAGCCAGAAGAATATTTCTAGCAGCTAAATCCCGGTGTACTAGCCTCAAATCTTCGAGATATTTCATACCACAGGCAATCTGCGATGCCCAAATTTTAAGTTCACAATTTGAACTTATTCGATCTGGAAATTCCAATAAATACGCCAACATTGATCCCAATCTTACTAACTCTTGAaccttaattaaataatcattattattaataatattaacgaatcaataaataatataaataatataataataccaTCAACATTGGTGGTCCCTCAGAAAATcctattaatttaacaatacaATGATGATTTAAATTCATCATAAGTCGTGCCTCACGAAGAAATTCTTCTCTGGTAACATTATTATGCGAATCCCGTAACGTTTTTATAGCCACTGATTCAGTCTTGCCAGATGAAGTCTGATATTCTCCTTCGTAAACTTCTCCGAATTCACCTTCACCAAGAACCTgccgtagaattaaattttcaccaggaataaaatctttaaaaaaaaaaaaaaaaaaaaaaaaaataaaataaaataaaataaaataaaatataaaacaaataaataaataaattagttttaaaagtatataatTACCATGAATATAAGAGGCAGTGGAattaaagtttgaatttaaattagtaTCTACTGAAGAATGTTGAGGAATATTCTCGGTAGTAGCTGATTTAATGTCCATttgaaaagataaattttgaaagtacGATTCAAGTTGTGATGATGGTGTTGCTGGTGTTGCTGGTGTTGCTGGTGTTACTGGTATTGCGGGCAAACTTCGTGGACCAGAACCCTTTCTTTTTGTCAAAGTATTCTAAaatgtcataaaatatttttttatttcaatcaatatcttaaggttttaataaaataattaaaggaaATTACTGGATTAAAAATAGAAGGCGGCATTTCGGGAATCGGAGGTCTCGGTTTTGGAGGAATAGGATATACAAGTGGGCCACGTAATCCATCGGGCATACATCTATAATGCTCTACAACGTGCTCCAGTGAATCAAGATACGGGCCatcatcaataaataaatatttaccctgtaataatttaaaatatttaaatatattatttatttttataattatataatttaaaaaaattttacctttttttgtatttgataATGAAATACTTGATTGTGGTACATTACCGTAAGGACATAAGTTCCAACAGAACGATCACTAAATCTTACAAGAAATGCTCCATCTTTATTACCATTTTCATAAAGCAAACTCACAGCTTCAGGACGGCTTAATGTCCCATGGTACCAGTCAGATCTTTTTTCTCTTGCTGCTGGTGTATCGTAATTACcttaatcatttaataaaatttatcagtaacaaataatataatatatattttaacaaaCTTACATAATAATTCAACACATTTATAATGACCATTGCGTCTGGCAAGATCCGCTGGAGTATCATCAGCAACAGTACGAGGATGTACAGGAACATTCATTGACAACATTGCTAAAATAACTTCAATGTGTCCAGCTTTTGCTGCCTCATGTAACGGTACCattccttaaaaatttattcatttttaataatatttatttaaatataatacttaattaaaaactaagtaTCTATATTACCAGTTGATGTGTTTCTCGCTTGAACATTAGCGCCTCCTTGTATAAGTAATCTCACGGTGTTTGGTAAATTACTTTGACAAGcatactaaattttaaataaaccattaattaattaattaattaattaattagtttaaaaaattaataaataaaacgtaCTTGATATTCTTACAATTTTAGCagctcataaatataattattaaataataagtgttaatgattgataaaaatgattataataataataataatattacttaCATGTAATGGAGTATAACCAGCAGAATCACGACAATTAACACTGGCTTTACTTTCAATTAGCTTTTTCAATATATCATCAATTCCATCTTTAGCTGCCAAATGAACAGCTGTTTGACCTAATTCATTTTTTGCATCCAAACTCCGATATccacattttaataattctgaaaCAATAGTGTAGTTTCCTTCACCAGTAGCACGGTGGAGTAAATTAGTTCTCCCGTGTCTACGAGTATCAGGAGGTGGTGGTTCACCTTTGTAACCTTTTGTCAAGCTAACATTTAAACCCGAgccttcttttttatttttataattctcaaTAAGTGTCTCTAATCCATGTAATGGTGGTTCAGTGTCTTctgtacataaaaaaaaaaaataaaaataaataaaacatataattataataaataaattattacctATACAAAAAAATGCATCCTCTTTGTGTTTACGAATTTGATAGTGATGAACCTGTTGGTTCCAAAGCACTGACAAGACGTAATCGCCAATTGATGTGCTACTTTCTCTTACTAAGAATGTACCATTTTCATTTAactctaaaataatataaacaaacagtcattaataaaaaaaataataataacaatagtaaaaTGACATTACCATTTTTGAGAAGACCTTCTGCGTCATCGCGAGACAATTTTCCATGGAACCAACACAAATCAGCCTCAGGattcattttcaaaataaaaataaatattatatcaacTCTTGAcaattgtattaattatttttgtttaaataattatctgatTACCATGTCTtgacataattaataatagttaatacatacatatatacttatattaaCAACAATTAATACAACAACTGTTGAGAAAACTTATAATAGACAGCTCTACAtatctatataatataataataattgaaaacaaCAATGGAGGATATAGGACTGATGGTAGTATATACTTGCGCTTACTCACACAGACTCATATGCTGTCACgcatatatacaaatatcaTCTTTTGTATAAATCACATAAATCGTGATAACACTTTGAGcgggaatttttaaaataatttctaacaaaagttgacaattttttatttcattataaattatcaatatttattaacttatttatttattttttccgatACTACTGGTAATactaagtatttaattttataattttcataaataaatactattgCGTACAactaaagtataaattataaaaataaatgtattttattattataatattatatatttatcaattatctgaggattgattatttttttttttttttattacataaaaaatataaaagcttAACGGtaaatattgatatatatacatattccATGCAGAAAATACATGTGTAACTTTCTAAATAATGGTGTATTTAAAAATCCATAAACTACAGTGAGTAAATACAGTTAATTTGAATTAGATCGTAATCAAAGATAATAAATGTCGAAAAGTTAAACACTAtatgaattaaaaagtaaacttTGCGAGTACCAACATCAAGATATACAAAATTCAGTTAAAGTTGTCACGCATGTTATATCCACTTATTCTACATCTACTtacatataataaaaaaaacacaacaataataataatatatacacTAAGTATGTACATATATGTGTAAATAAGAATCTATACAGTGCAATACCtaactatattattataaatgtatgtgtgtatatgAATATGTTTTAATAGAGTTGTGTAGAATTAGTATAGAGAAAAAgagaaagataataataaaaaaaaaaaaacatagatAAAAAGAGATGAAGATAGTCCCCACTAGGGGTTGAATTGTAATAGTATTGGTGACAGTTGGTGTTGCTggttgttgctgctgctgctgctgctgctgcctGCTACCTCCAGAGTTCCAGACGTTCCAGACCTTCCAGACCTAGACTCTCAGTCGCTCCTGCTTCAGTCGATTCAAGTCGATTAGTGTAGTAGTATAAAAATGGATGCTTTTAAATTTACGGTGATATGATCATCATCGTCTTCTGCTTCATATTCTTCTTCTTCCACTTTccaatgatttaatttaacagtTAAAATGaccaaagaaataataataattattaaaaaatcagtagattactgaaattaaagaagaagaagaagaagaagaagaaaaaaaaagtgtgttgttattgaatataaataagtggataattataagtaaataattgttaGTGAATAATACAATGTGTATCAGTTATGAAAAGAACATCAGCTATCAGTGAATTGTTAAATCTTATCAACTACAATGGTGGATAACAATTGTATTATCGAAGGAAATGTCAAATTTCGTGATGGCaaaaaagtttgttttttttttcttttcttttataataataataataataatagtagtagatagattgattgattgatgtttatatgattttatgacataaatgacatttttattttcttacttAATGATTACActtgatataataattatcaacatGATAATTGGATATCGTTTTATCCAAAAGTTTCTCCTctgtaataatagtaataataaaaatcaaaataacagaaacattattattgatgatgataataataataataataataaaatgataatgaaAAGTAAAGCCGGCTGCGACGCCATAGCAGTTCGCGCGGGCAGATGCGCGATTACACTCTCTTTCTTCTGATTTCATTCAcactcttttttattttttccgcaTTGCCCTGATCCTGTACATAACGTTATAcattatatgttatatattatatatgttgGTTGGGTCATTCTATATTGGCTTCTGACTTTTTCATTCTCAATCCTACTTTCTttcttttattcttattttatttttataatattacatgttagtttttatttttttattattgtccATTGAAATGTTAAAGATTTATTATATGTTTAGAAGAATATAAAAAGACCTTCAAGCTTCAAGTACACACGCTCCCGTTTCTCTATTtcctatatatttatatatacatatataaaagtatataaatgtgtgtatatgtatatatgtaacCCTGTGTAGGGTGTTACGGACAATTTGGAGCGTGTTCGAAATAtcgatttcttttttaattgcttTTCTTGTTAAACCTACtgtttcaaatattatttaaaaccaaattcactgtattttttattttatttaaccagtcatattctttattattgttatcattattatgacttatttttattttttaattttttaaaaaaatataattaaaattcattattataatattttaatatttgggAACACTAAtatttttgctccaaaaaaattccttGTCATAAAATTCATCTTAGTCTAAATAATTCACACCCATGAATATATTAcgtttataaataatgctttactaaagaagaaaagtacaataacaaataaaaagtagaaaaaaaaaaaaaacaaagttatTGAACGTAACTAGAGTATAAACtatctgataattttattcatacttgataatatttaataaaataatgatacaaataaattttattttcttattattttcagtGGAAATCGCGATGGTGTGTTATGCGGAAATTATCTCCAGTGGcaggtaaataataaaataaataaaacaacacCCAAGATCGAGTGCagctgaaattaatttttattttatttttaactctttttattttatttaaataaagtgAAAGCATAAAAGTATAAAACCATAAAACACATGAGTTGTTAATAAATCATAGTACTAGTTAAAAAAGCTGTCACTTTCATTGAGTGAGTAGTGTTTGAGTTTGAGAGAGTAGGGTAACTGACTAACTATAGTTATAACTCCcagtttaatattattattattatttataataatatatgatGTAGATTGTATGGGATTACTCGTCGCCTCATTTAGAACCCACTAAAAACTATCTCCGACAAATGTATGTGTATTTATATGGAAAGGAAAAGGGAATTCTTGTGGTAGTACTGCTACTGCTGCTACTGATGCTACTGTTAGTGACTAAATAGATATGTTGAGGGGCTGGAGGGTAACGAGGGTGAGGATTTAACAAATGTCTAttttaaagctaaaaaaaccTTAAACTTGACTGTCGACCACGCGCGAACTAAACTAAATTCCTTATCCCCATGGGTTATTATCATTGGCGTGCGACAAAATCCTAAAATCTCTTTTTAAACTTAGTAACACATCTGCTTctcttatgtatttttttttttttttttattattcatctaCACAATCACCTAGATAGAtaccaaataaatatcataccatattatattaatagataaaaatctaaattataaaaattgaaaaaattatcattatatgTATTGTTTGTTTAGATTGTTTACACCTACAACTTTATGGAGACAGTAAAGACAGATATAAGCAAGGACAAACAAAAGCCTCACTGAGTTTACAGCATTTTTTAGGAATAGAGAGTGGATTTACACTTGATAAAGAATCTAATACAATAGCGATTATTTGTCAAGACTTGATAGTTGTACTTGCCTTTGATACGAGAGAACGTTTAATTCAATGgcaagtaaaaatttcaaataatttggGTGAAGGTAtgtatcatttaattttttaaatatttatagatattttaattaagtagTCATATGGTATCGATAAGAtataatatgataataaatttggcCATATGGCTactttagataattttatgtttgataattaataattatttatcttttatattttgggaggtaactatatttattatattaaaatgattaatatattttagatcaacaatttttaataataatatcatcgGCACCCTCAAAAGCAAAAGTATCAAATGGACCGGCCCATTTACACATTCAAGATCGACGATTTTGTTTAACAGTCGGTGTCCCGCCACGGTTGATTGGCGTCTGGGAACTTGCTCATTTACGGCGTTACGGTGTTGTCGAGGGACGTTTTTGTTTTGAGGGTGGTTCACGATGCGGCCGTGGTGAAGGTCTACACGTTCTAATAACTGATCAGGGAGAAGATATTGTGCGTACACTCCAACTAGCGGCCGAGGGTAAATTGGCGACACGTAAACGGCCTCTTAATCCACAATTATCATCACAAGACAGCCCGACACGACGTCAATTCATACGGTCAGACACACGTGTCAGTGATTTTTTTCCCTCAAATGTTTCATACACATCATCTGTAACGTATAAAGATCACGAGGGTATTAAAACAGAAACAACATCGCCCTGTTGGTCGTCTACTGAAAGCAGGCATTTTGAATTAGACGCTGTTGATTACAACACCAGCTGTCGTGATACCGTTGGATCAACTCAGGAACTATCAGatcaacagcaacaacaacaacaacaacataatacttataattttacttcATCTCCTCCTAcgactactactactactactactaatactactactactactactactactattactactactactaatACTAATACTGCTGCTGCTATTACTACTTCTACTTCAACTATTTCTACTATTAATTATCAGCATCAAAATCAACAACAGAGTAATCAAATTACTGAATGGAGAAGTGGGTCTCTACCGCGACAAAATACTTCTGGTATAGAAAGATGTGCCAGTTGTATCAGTAAATTAGGCgcaatatcaaaaaattcagttATTACTAGTAGTAACAACACTTCAAGTCACACAAATACTATTTGTTCTAGTCCCAGTAGtggtaataatatttttaataattttactaataataataataataataataatattaccaCGTGCCATTCGCAACAGCCACGCGCGTTCGACAGATTATCCTTATCATCTTACAGCAGCTCGAGCCATGACAGTGATTATTCTGGATCACAGAATGCCGACTCGGTCtgtttatcatcatcatcaaaaaattcacCCTCTTTACCATCTAAAGATTCAAGCTGCTtgttacttaaaaattcaCCAGAAGAACCTCAACTTGCTGATCAAGAACACCAACAACAATCGGaagaaaataaagataataaagataatgaagaagataaagataaatttgaaaaattaagtaCATTAACGAGTCCAACGACATTACCACCGCGACCAGCTAAACCGtccaacaaaaataaatataatataaataataaaaataaaaataaaaaaccacctATGCCACTTCCAAATGAACGTTGTACGTGTAAACAAAAATCAACGATAACTAAATCAAGTCCTTACGACAATTACGACATTCCAAAGAGTATTTTAGCTCACCATATGTCATTAGAACCGGCAACAAATCAAGGCGATCAGTATTACGATACAcctagaaaaataaaagaatgtttggcattaccaaaaaattatccaaattATGATACACCTCACTCGGCACCTCAAGCTGTTATGCTTAAACAGTGTGGATGCCCAGCTAAATTATCCTCATTGgcctcttcttcttcttcttcttcttcttctactACATCTTCTTCATCATCTTCATCGCGGCTTGGTGGTTGTCCTTGTCATAATGTAATGAGTTGGGCGGGATTTGTTCTCCCTTATTGTCGTCGTGGAGCTGGTATTGAACCAACTGGAGTTGCTGTGCATCCAATTAAATTGTCAGGTCAAGGTAAAATGCCTGTTGTCAATGCCAATGGTGAATTGGCTATTTATCCaaccattttaaataataaaaaatctgatGATAGTATCAATAATACTATAACAACTATATCAAATtgtactactactactactactactactactattactactactactactagtAGTAGTAATATTACTACTGccaataattatgaaaatattgagCCAATTGTTGTTATTGATACACAGCCAGAATCAAAACTACGTAATTACGTAAATATCGATTTCACTGAATCGCTCGAGTATTACGAAAATAGCCGTGATTTAATTGCCAAAACAGGAATTTCACAGGAAGAAATGAATGAAATAGCTGAGGATTTAAAACAACAATCTAtagatattaataatgatgatgaaatTAAATCACAAGTTATTCAAGACAAAGTATGCAATAAATGTGGACACgttaaagataataatagtTCTAGtcttaataattatcttgTTATGAATCCAGATAATAATAAAcctaaacaatttaaaaaatcatttcccGGTTATTTACCAATGCAACCATCGATATCACCACACAATGCCTGTTCAAAAGAAATTATCTCACGTATTTGTGGTACTAAAAGCTCCAGTAATCCAACTCTATTtggatcatcatcatcatcatcattattattattatcatcatcatcatcatcatcatcatcatcctcACCGTTAgttgaaataaatagaaaacgATCTGATTCAGAATTACGTATTCCTGGTTCAGCAATGTTATCAAGTCCGTATCTGCGTCGACGTTTAATCGATCCTTCAATATCTCATaatcaacaacaacaacaacaacaacaacaacaacaacacaataatcatcattatcatcacaACAATCATGGAGAATCTAGTAGTCTAGAAATTTTATGGAGAAAACGATCTTATTCTGCTGAATCACCATCATCTAATTACTTAGAAGATTCTAGTCCAAGTCCAGGATTTTCATCTTCAACAATACACAAATGTCCAAGTGATAGTggtgaaaaattgattatgtTGACTAAAGATCAACCAATTATAGCTTGctctgatttaaaaataaataatcgtgATAATGATGACGAGTCAACAATTGTTGGACATAATAATGGACACTCCACTGGATTTTCGTCTATTAAAATACGTCGATCATCATCTGTACCATCTAAAACGGGACACAATCGTGATTCTTCAAGTAGTAATGACTCGGGTGTGTCAACAGGTTCATTAAGTCATCGTAATGGTGAATTTGGTGAATGTGAATTAACAACCACCACCCCTCCAATTAAcggaataataaatttatcttcgaaaaaaaaaaacaatattataacAACTATTTGCAACCGTAAAAGCCCACCACCAGTCACTATATGTTATCACGGAAGTTTACCGAGAAAATCAAAATCCAGTGATCCATTGAGAGAACTatcttttcaatttcaaaaaataaaaataccaaCAAAATCTTGTTCCGCAGAGGGTGATATACCTAaacaaaatagtaataataataccaaTAATAAAGGATACTCAAGTCCTGGTGAAAATTCTGGTACTCCTTATATTGACTCAAGAAGTACCAGTAGTGGTACTTCAGATATGTCTGATTATATTGAAACATTGTCACTTTCATCTCATTCATCGTCTGATACACCAGACAGTCTCaggtattattattgattatttattttactattatatgtttgtacaattttttatttttttatgtttggaTTTTTAGGGGAAGAGCTGTGGCAACAACTTTACGACCACGAAGTGGCAAAGAGTATTACAAAATAGACAGAAGTATTTTAGCAGAACAGAGTCGTAATTTATCAACATCAGGATCTAGTTATGCAAACATAACACCAGTTTTAGAGAAAAGCGAATCACCATCGCCAGGCTACATAAGCAGTTCACCATTTGAACAGCCTCCACCCTCACGAGAGCACTTTATTTTCTCAGAGGTAAAttgttgattaaattaaattactgaTCGAGTGTCaactaatttaattactctctttcttcttttcctttttctctattgattatatttaaagttattaattttattagagttagctaaataatttaattacttagtacttgaataattaaatagttgtCAATAGTTTATTATTCGTTTACACATACAATTTACCAGTCTGTTAAATGTTTTatcgataaaataataaaagttttacaGACTTTATTGTAgcctgtaaaatttttaaattgataaattatatttctgTCATCACATATCgtcataaaaagttttttaattttaaaatggaaATGTCcatttgattttcatattatattttttattactccaTGTCATGTCAAATATGTCGAGAGtggattataaaaaaatagttgtacACTACTATCagagatatatttatatactatatggtttttttttatatgttttcAGGAAGCTTGAAGCATTATTTATTGCgattaaaaatgacaaatggaaaaataaatttaaaacaagtGGATGACCTTTACGACTATTTATACTATACGCGGATATCATCTCTGGTGATTACTggcatatttttttaaccatcTATTGTTCTAAACTTGCTTACAAATATGAGAATGGGGTAATATACATTGTCTACTTTGtcttacataaaaataataattatttactttaaggaaaaatttttaagtagaaaaaaaaaaaaatccgctCGACTAATCCGCTCGCACataaaagtcattattattattaaaacatgACTCTATTTTTCGAGTCTTCCttacttaaatatttctttagaaaaattaaaaaaaaaaaatcttgcgTATAGTCAAAATACAGTCAATAATCAAATACTTCCTACAAcgactaatttatttagaaaaaacttaaaaaaaaaaaaaaaaaaaaatacgctcaatatttaaatatgagTCCTGCCCTATTACTATAGTTAAAACGTTCGTAtgtgtttatatattttgacttaaaaatttttacaatcaattcattttttaattacttacttTGACAGt
Protein-coding regions in this window:
- the LOC123272641 gene encoding tyrosine-protein kinase Shark isoform X2, giving the protein MADLCWFHGKLSRDDAEGLLKNELNENGTFLVRESSTSIGDYVLSVLWNQQVHHYQIRKHKEDAFFCIEDTEPPLHGLETLIENYKNKKEGSGLNVSLTKGYKGEPPPPDTRRHGRTNLLHRATGEGNYTIVSELLKCGYRSLDAKNELGQTAVHLAAKDGIDDILKKLIESKASVNCRDSAGYTPLHYACQSNLPNTVRLLIQGGANVQARNTSTGMVPLHEAAKAGHIEVILAMLSMNVPVHPRTVADDTPADLARRNGHYKCVELLCNYDTPAAREKRSDWYHGTLSRPEAVSLLYENGNKDGAFLVRFSDRSVGTYVLTVMYHNQVFHYQIQKKGKYLFIDDGPYLDSLEHVVEHYRCMPDGLRGPLVYPIPPKPRPPIPEMPPSIFNPNTLTKRKGSGPRSLPAIPVTPATPATPATPSSQLESYFQNLSFQMDIKSATTENIPQHSSVDTNLNSNFNSTASYIHDFIPGENLILRQVLGEGEFGEVYEGEYQTSSGKTESVAIKTLRDSHNNVTREEFLREARLMMNLNHHCIVKLIGFSEGPPMLMVQELVRLGSMLAYLLEFPDRISSNCELKIWASQIACGMKYLEDLRLVHRDLAARNILLASKHQAKISDFGLSRTFGSNDYYRATQGGKWPIKWYAPESYNYGTFSHASDVWSFGITLWEMFTYGEQPYGDQRGVDVIKLVEDGERLPKPDDCPDEIYSVILSCWSYLPEKRPTFGELFEFFSRDPDYENLRDVVATTNLS
- the LOC123272641 gene encoding tyrosine-protein kinase Shark isoform X1 codes for the protein MNPEADLCWFHGKLSRDDAEGLLKNELNENGTFLVRESSTSIGDYVLSVLWNQQVHHYQIRKHKEDAFFCIEDTEPPLHGLETLIENYKNKKEGSGLNVSLTKGYKGEPPPPDTRRHGRTNLLHRATGEGNYTIVSELLKCGYRSLDAKNELGQTAVHLAAKDGIDDILKKLIESKASVNCRDSAGYTPLHYACQSNLPNTVRLLIQGGANVQARNTSTGMVPLHEAAKAGHIEVILAMLSMNVPVHPRTVADDTPADLARRNGHYKCVELLCNYDTPAAREKRSDWYHGTLSRPEAVSLLYENGNKDGAFLVRFSDRSVGTYVLTVMYHNQVFHYQIQKKGKYLFIDDGPYLDSLEHVVEHYRCMPDGLRGPLVYPIPPKPRPPIPEMPPSIFNPNTLTKRKGSGPRSLPAIPVTPATPATPATPSSQLESYFQNLSFQMDIKSATTENIPQHSSVDTNLNSNFNSTASYIHDFIPGENLILRQVLGEGEFGEVYEGEYQTSSGKTESVAIKTLRDSHNNVTREEFLREARLMMNLNHHCIVKLIGFSEGPPMLMVQELVRLGSMLAYLLEFPDRISSNCELKIWASQIACGMKYLEDLRLVHRDLAARNILLASKHQAKISDFGLSRTFGSNDYYRATQGGKWPIKWYAPESYNYGTFSHASDVWSFGITLWEMFTYGEQPYGDQRGVDVIKLVEDGERLPKPDDCPDEIYSVILSCWSYLPEKRPTFGELFEFFSRDPDYENLRDVVATTNLS
- the LOC123272641 gene encoding tyrosine-protein kinase Shark isoform X3, which gives rise to MNPEADLCWFHGKLSRDDAEGLLKNELNENGTFLVRESSTSIGDYVLSVLWNQQVHHYQIRKHKEDAFFCIEDTEPPLHGLETLIENYKNKKEGSGLNVSLTKGYKELLKCGYRSLDAKNELGQTAVHLAAKDGIDDILKKLIESKASVNCRDSAGYTPLHYACQSNLPNTVRLLIQGGANVQARNTSTGMVPLHEAAKAGHIEVILAMLSMNVPVHPRTVADDTPADLARRNGHYKCVELLCNYDTPAAREKRSDWYHGTLSRPEAVSLLYENGNKDGAFLVRFSDRSVGTYVLTVMYHNQVFHYQIQKKGKYLFIDDGPYLDSLEHVVEHYRCMPDGLRGPLVYPIPPKPRPPIPEMPPSIFNPNTLTKRKGSGPRSLPAIPVTPATPATPATPSSQLESYFQNLSFQMDIKSATTENIPQHSSVDTNLNSNFNSTASYIHDFIPGENLILRQVLGEGEFGEVYEGEYQTSSGKTESVAIKTLRDSHNNVTREEFLREARLMMNLNHHCIVKLIGFSEGPPMLMVQELVRLGSMLAYLLEFPDRISSNCELKIWASQIACGMKYLEDLRLVHRDLAARNILLASKHQAKISDFGLSRTFGSNDYYRATQGGKWPIKWYAPESYNYGTFSHASDVWSFGITLWEMFTYGEQPYGDQRGVDVIKLVEDGERLPKPDDCPDEIYSVILSCWSYLPEKRPTFGELFEFFSRDPDYENLRDVVATTNLS